Proteins from a single region of Tachysurus vachellii isolate PV-2020 chromosome 15, HZAU_Pvac_v1, whole genome shotgun sequence:
- the LOC132858185 gene encoding olfactory receptor 52K2-like — MLTPVQNISFTTFTFNGFHDLGEWRPILTIPYLAMFLLSSCANLTIIYLIISQRVLHSPMCILIGFMAVVDLSMPIFCVPNMLLSFLFNWKEISLVGCLVQMFCIYFVGTFQSTILLWMALDRFFAICRPLYYHKYMALANFLKFIIFPVIRNLFFITTMVSWAGKLTFCASNEIDHCFCEHMALVQLGCGDISINNALGLLAIFLTITADFILITISYIIILSSILRSGKACLKAVNTCITHIIVMTVSLAFALIAFMSYRIRNNISPSIRVFLSTMYLLFPSCFNPIIYGVRTKEIREQFLKFVNHLKVFPK; from the coding sequence ATGTTGACTCCtgtacaaaatatttcattcacaACTTTTACATTTAATGGTTTTCACGATTTGGGAGAATGGCGGCCCATCCTAACTATTCCCTATCTTGCtatgtttttattgtcttcTTGTGCAAACCTTACaatcatatatttaattatatctcAGAGGGTTCTTCATTCTCCTATGTGCATACTAATTGGTTTTATGGCAGTTGTGGACCTCTCAATGCCAATATTTTGTGTGCCGAATATGCTGTTAAGTTTCTTATTTAACTGGAAAGAAATTTCACTAGTGGGCTGTTTGGTGCAaatgttttgcatttattttgttgGTACATTTCAATCTACTATACTGCTGTGGATGGCTCTGGATCGTTTTTTTGCTATATGTAGACCTCTTTATTACCATAAATACATGGCATTAGCAAATTTtctaaagtttattattttcccaGTTATCAGAAATCTGTTCTTTATTACCACAATGGTTTCTTGGGCTGGAAAATTGACTTTTTGTGCATCAAATGAGATAGATCACTGTTTTTGTGAACACATGGCATTAGTTCAGCTGGGATGTGGAGATATTTCCATTAATAATGCATTAGGGCTTTTGGCTATTTTTCTTACAATaactgctgattttattttaattacaatatcatatataataatactttCTTCTATCCTGAGATCTGGCAAGGCctgtttaaaagctgttaacACCTGCATTACTCATATAATAGTCATGACAGTTAGTCTGGCTTTTGCTTTAATTGCCTTTATGTCATACAGAATAAGAAACAACATCTCTCCCTCCATCCGTGTCTTCCTAAGTACAATGTACTTGCTTTTTCCAAGCTGCTTTAATCCAATAATTTATGGAGTACGAACCAAAGAAATAAGagaacagtttctgaaattcgTGAACCATTTAAAGGTCTTTCCAAAgtaa